The Plasmodium vivax chromosome 13, whole genome shotgun sequence nucleotide sequence TAAGCACTGCAAGGCATTTTCACCTCCCCCTCCTGCCGTCCCACTTCAATCGAAAGAcgccaaaagggggcaacgagcaaatgcgaaaaggagaagatatttagccatttttcctatttttcttgcaaaattaaaaaaataaaaaatggctagaTATTTCAATACCGCTTTGCACTTCACAGCATTCCTCGGCTCATCTTCTTGTCGTACCTGtgtgtgggaaaaaaaaaaaaaaaaaggaacgtgGGTGGTGGGTCTTCAAGAAGGATTCACCTCGTGATCCTTActctcttccccttttggggtgGTGGGGCCCTCCCGACAAGCTGCCCAGATTAGCGGCCTATTTAGGAAACGTTCCgctcttccgcttctccttcttacTGGCGCCTGTGGGACTTCCCCTTGTTGGCCGTCTTCTTCATGTAGTACCGCTTGGTCCTGTCTGCtacgggggaaggggggatgAAGAAGCGTCAGTTATATCGTACAGGAATAGTCGCCCTGCAGTGTGCTCAGAAGCAGGCGCGCTGAACAAGCATAGCTTTTATTACCTCCCTCGGAACGCCCCTCGGCCTTCGGCGCGCCGTCTGCACCTTCGGGAGTCCTCGTACCATGCTGCTGCAGAGGCGGCCTGCCTCGGCCAAAGGTTCCTCCACCCCGCTGGTTAGCAGCACCACGTCGGTTAGCGGCACCCCGCCGGTCAGGAGCACCTCTCCGATCAGCAGCATCACCGCGTCGGTTAGCATCACCACGTCGGTTAGCACCACCCCGCCGCTCAACACCACCACGTGGGGGGCCCCCCTCACTGCCGCCGCTCCCATCTTCACAATTCTTCCTGTACGACGTGCACGGCAACACATCATTCTGGTAATTCTCCAGCGAGCCATCCCCCGGAAGGCCATCAGCGCTGCTCGACCTCTCCAGCAGAtcgaaaattttatttttattttcttcccctaGGCCATCATTGGTGTATCTGcttttgctgcttctccttctgtgGGGCTTTTCCATCCGCGTGCGTTCGCGCAGCACGTCCAGGATGTTCCTCTGCCTGTGTTTTGCAGCCGCGCGCGGTTTGGCGCGCTCGACGGGGTGAACCAGGCTCCTTCGATCATCACCACTTCCGCCATCGCTACTTCGGTCATCGCTTCTTACGCCATCGCTACTTCCGCCATCGCTACTTTGATCATCTCCACTTTTACCATCACCACTCCCTCCACCGCTACTCCCCCCATCGCTACTCCCCCCATCGCTACTCCCCCCCAACTGCTCGCCCCGGGCCAGGGCCTCCTCCACAGCTTTGCAAAAGTCAAAGTTGTTCCTCTGCAGCACCTTCAGCACAACGCCCACGTCCTTCAAACCGGTGATCTCCACGAGGCGCTCGATCTCGTTTCGGTATTTTTTCTCGCTCATTTTGGctacttcccttttgctattAACTCTTAAAAacccgttcaggtaaaaataaaagtcgACGTCCAGTTGATCCTTTAGGACGAACTTTTGGAGAAAATTCcacctgcacatgtgcatgtcgTTTCGTAGGAAGTAGAGGAGATTCATTTCTTCACTGGTTTGCTTCAACATGTCGATAAGGATGGAGACGACTAAGAGTTTGTTCTTTTCGTTGCCGTGCAGGAGGAGGTACTTGACCATCATGGTTAGTGTTCGCGCGAAGAGGTGCCGCAGGTAGAGCAGGTCCTTGCGCGCGGCCTCCTTCAGGGTGTCTTCGTACAGGTGGTGAATCTacgggaggggggaagtggaTCAGCGGTTGgggttagggtttaggtttcaggattagggttagggttcaggattagggttagggtacaggattagggttagggttcaggattagggttagggttcaggattagggttagggttcaggattagggttaggttgaaatggaaaaaatggataaaGCAAATTGTTGAAGTTGTGGATGCCGCTTATTGTGACCCCCTGCCAAGTAGAtgcttcctctcctccgTTCCTACCATTTCGAAGTACGTCCGCACGAGCAAATGGATGAAGGAACTTCCGCCGGAGCCCTCGCCCCCCTTGAGAATCTCCGGAGCGGAAGTGGAGAGAGAAAAGGACCCCACGTCCACCCCTCGGTAGAAAATCAACCTTAGGAGGATCAAATCCTTCGTCTGCTTATTTTCCATGCGGTcgaaataattaaaagggtgaaaaaattttacaaaacaaAAGAGAGCTACAGCGAACTCGTTAATTTTGAAGAGGAGGTTCTGCAGATTCCCCCTGTTGTGAGCATGACGCTCTATTTCCTCCTTCAGAGTTTTTACCTCCTCGTAGAGGAATGAAATATACTTGCTCATGTTTAGGAAGTTAATTCTGTTCACTCTGTATGCTTCATTTAGCAAATTtttgatttccttttttttccttttcgatcGATGGAACATCATGATGATGTCCATAAAGACGtgaatttttattaaggTCGATTTTATGGTACTCGTTTCTCGCCTGTCCTTGTTCAGGTAAATTCTGACCAATTTGATGTACAGGTTGAAAATGTGCTTATCGAATGGGGATCGCTCTCTCTCCCCATCCGGTCGGTCGAGCGGCAAGTCGTAACTTCTATGCGGACTtaacaaatgagaaaagaaaaacgaaaccAGCGATCCGTTCCTCTTCACTGTCGCGAGGATGTACTCATCGCTTTGTTGCAAAAGGTGGTCGAAGCACTTTTCCACAAAGGTAAAGTACAGctgccgcttctcctcctccacgcCCTTCGTCTCCACGTAGAGAAAGGGCTCCTTGAAGTGGCCCTTCGGGTCCATGCtgcgcgggggagaagcggaaaaaggagggaaaaaaggagggaagaaagaaggggggaagtcctCCAAAGGGGTGCTCAAATAGAACGGTCAAACAGAATGGCCAAACAGAATGGTCACACAGAATGGCCAAACAGAATGGTCACACAGAATGGCCAAACAGAATGGTCACACAGAATGGCCAAACAGaatggtgaagaagaacgCCCCCCAAAAattcgcctttttttgctgcttgCGCTGCGAGACCACGCCACACTGCGGTTAGGCAGCCCCGCCTCGCACGCTCCTCCCGTCTACTCCTTTACAACGAGCTCTGACTTCTCGTTGGCCTTCCCCAACTTTGTGAAGTTCCCACCCCCGTCCAGGAAGTTCACATTTGACAGCTCCGCGTTATCTTTCGATCGATTTTTTATGAAGTAGCCGCACTCCACGTATCTCTGCGCGCAGTTCCAGATGCACTTCTTGTTCGTGTTGCTGAGGCTTTTTTCTGAAGGGGGTGAGGCGGGCAGATAGGGTAGCCAGTGGAAAGAGAGAGATGACGTAGCGCAGCCGGTCATATCACGGCGGGCGGTCCACTTCTAACCGCGCGTGACTGCCACCCGTTGCCACGTCTATCACCCCTTATTGGTGCGAACTGTCAGTTattgtctctttttttttttttttttttttttttcctgtggCCTACCCGGGTAGCTCACGCATTTGTCGAAGCAGTAGGAGGATATCTTGCAGGTCTCCTTGAAGGAGCTTATTAGCTGCtcggcgggggggaggaataCACGTTAAAGAGAGAATAACTGAAGGGGGGTTCCGTTATGAAGCTCCTTATGACGAAGCGCCGGACAACGTCGCCTACTAGGGGGAGATCCCCACTCGGATGAATCACACCCAACCACAGATCCGTAACAACACTCACGTGTTACCGCGTGTACCTACGTGGGCACACCCGCAAAGGAGAGACGTACCTTATTTAGGGTGCTCAGTTGAGATAGGAAATTATTAACGTTGCCGTCATCCTTGGTATCGTCATCCATTGTTTGGTAAAAGGGGCTGATGACATGCACGGACGATGTAGCGTGCTCTTCACTGCTGGTCGATCCGTTCTCTTGCCCGTTCGATCTCTGCTCATGTCCTCACAAGTAGATTTAGGAAGCCCCCTCCCACTTCGTTCAATCTCGTGTACGTCTCGTCCCCTTTTAAATGGACTCCTTCAACAAGAGCTCGCTCGATAGGTAACACGAGAAAATCGTAAAAACGGTGAAACGACGCGTCGAGGTTTTCTCGTCACTGCGGGGTGCGTGCTGCGAATGCGCATGAGCGGCCATCTGTGTAGGTTGCCTCGCAGGAGGGGTCCTCTAAGGGAGCGCTTGGTACATATCTATTGATACATCTCATACGTGTACATGTATACACCGCGTGGTATCACCTAACTGACATAGGgagggaaatgcaaaaaaaaagaaaaaaaaaaaaaaaaacgttttgtCAACCGTGTTGTGAAGTTTTTTTCAACGCTATTGTTCTTCATTAGCAGTAATGACGTCCCCGTTTCGCACCCGTGGcgttcttccttttcacgTGGAAgtcgtccttttttttttttttttttttttttcctttgattGGAGCCACGTTTAAGCGACAAGGAGaatttcgcttttttcttcttatttgCTTTGCTATGCTATGCTATGCTATGCTATGCTATGCTTCGATTTGTTTGCCTTGCTATGCTTCGATTTGCTTGCcttgatttttttcctgcttgagaaatgaaaaatcatGGGAATGTACAACTCTGCATCGAGCTGCCCGTTTCCCCTCGCCCCTTCCCTTTCGCGATCCCCCCAGGAAAGCTGCTAGGAAGTCCGCATGTCAACACTgccgggggggaaaatgaacgCAAACAATAGGCAGCTAGTCAAGGATATCTACAAAATAGGTACAGTGTGCAACTGCAGGAGGGTTGCGTTGTGCGGCATTTTCGCAAGTTGGGGCAGGCGATTCGGCAAGGGTTCTCGCTGTGAAGGAGCAGGCGAAGGGGACATTTGAGAGAGCGCCCAACCAGTCAGGTCACTCCGATCACAGGTACACCCACCACGAACCttccattttcttttctcacCGCGCGCAGGACTAGACCACAAGGACTTCATCAACATAGAAAACCTGgaagaaatatatgaaaagaaaaaaaatgtaaagctACGGAGAAGCGAAATTGTGTACGCGCTGAACATCCTCGAAAATGCCAGAGCCTGCGCGATCAAGAATGAAAACAACACAATCATAACGAGGATGCGAAGTGAAGAAGTCACCAAGAAATTGAAAGAGCTGAGCGACattgattttttaattttcaccAAAGTGGAAAATAGCCAAAACAACGGAATTTGGACAGCCGACCTGAGGAAGCAAACCAAGTTGCTAGtaagataaatatatatgtgtgcgtatatgtgtgcatatatgtgtatatatgtgcatgtatttttttttttcttcttttttgcctgacATGGTCAtaattttgggaaaaaaaaaaaatacacctaGCCATGTTGCCTGAACGGGATAGCTCGCCCGAACTACACCGTTTAGCTGTTCAAAATAGCTCCTCCATGTTGTGCTCAAGCGTGTAACGGGGGAGGACGCACACGCCCTCACGTTTATtctgtcccccttttttttaagattcACCAAGTTCAGAAGGGCGTCAAGCTGCTGTGCGAGTGTAAGCTGATAAAGCAGGTAAGgcaggaaaaagaaagaaaaaaaaaagaaaaaaaagatatgaacaaaatatgaaccgttcaggcaattttgcacctttttttttttccgttcagGTAAATAACATTCACGTGAAAAATcgcaaaatgtatatattgtACGATTTGGAGGCCTCAGAAAAGGTAACCGAATTGAGTGGGCAGGAAGGGGGCCCAACTGGCCATCTGGAGAGGACCTATTCGTAGCAGCACAAGGGGTCCTGCAGCGCCGTTTGGCCTTTTCTCCGTCACTATGCTGCTGATGGTCGCTATGTTGCTGGTCGTCGCTATGCTGCTGATGGTCGCTATGTTGCTGGTCGTCGCTATGCTGCTGACTGTCACTCTTTGCCGCCTCTACCCACCTCCACCCCCCGCCATACCCGCAGGTCATAGGGGGCTCCTTTTACACCGACGGGGAATTCAACAAGAAGGTGGTGGACTACATACGGGAGAACATTTGCTTTTACCTgtacaacaacaacaactcGAATGTCCTGTCCGTcattaattacataaaaaaccTCAACAGCAGCATCGGCTACTTTTCCGACAACGACATTTACAGAGTAATAAAGACTTTGCTGTATGAGGAgcgaataaaaatttacaaaaatggaaacgacgaggaaataatttattattacaataatGAGAAGAAAAGCTACTTTAGCAACTTCCCCTGTTTCTCCTGcgacatttttaacaaatgtaACTCGGACACGAAGACGGCCATTAATCCGAAGAACTGCGTCTACCTGAATTTTTACCTTAACCTGGAGGTAATGTGCGAATGTGTGGCGGGCGGTTAGCAGGCTTGCCTCGCAAGGAGGGGAGATGCTGTTCGGTTAGAGTGGTGGTAAATCCGCCTCGTGTGTCAGCCCACCCATGGTGACAACCCCATTCGGCCACTCATCCTGCGTGCTTCCCATTTGCTGCCCTTCCTACAGAATGAGTAGCACCATCCCGTGGGACAAGAAGAGATAGACGCGAGTTGAGCGCCCGTTAGAGGGTCAAGACAGGGGTGaaatgcccccctttttgtcttcttttttttgtattctcTGTTTCGCCATGTGCGCTACGCATGCTGCGAAGTTAGGCGAAGTGTGCGTTAGTTTAGATGTGTTAATTTCTCTTTAAATTTGTATACCACTGTcaatctgttttttttttttttattttattatttttttattttttatttttttactttatttttttactttattttttttttttttgtccatttTTGAAGACCCATCGTATAGgtgtgtcctttttttttttttttttttcaaacttgCGAGTGCATTTGTCAAATTGGAAGAAAAGACACCTCTGTACtttattaccattttttttccccccccaaacgaGTGGTGGGAAAAAGCAATGGAACAGTTTAACCAATTGCGAGTAAATCATTAACATAGGTACAGGTACACATGATGTGCCTAATGTAGTGTACCGCCTAACTTACCACTGTGCGTTTGCGTTTGCGTTCTCAACGGGGGACGCACttgaaggggagaaaaaaaaaaaaaaagacccgCACCATGagtggaagaacaaaaagggagaaggaTTACACCCGGataaaggaacaaaaaatagtGCAGTATGATTCGTGAAagtgaaactttttttttttttttttttttttggaagggTGCAGGTGATCCCCTCACCTGGCTGCAACAGATGAAGAGGGGGCAAATTATGGcaccccttttatttttccctctaCTGCGTAGTGATGCCACTTCGTATGTTCCGCAACCCACTcaggaaaaaatgcgaaatAACGAGGAGTGACTGCGAGGAGTTTATTCGGGTCGTCAAAAGGTAAGCC carries:
- a CDS encoding hypothetical protein, conserved (encoded by transcript PVX_085405A) yields the protein MDDDTKDDGNVNNFLSQLSTLNKLISSFKETCKISSYCFDKCVSYPEKSLSNTNKKCIWNCAQRYVECGYFIKNRSKDNAELSNVNFLDGGGNFTKLGKANEKSELVVKE
- a CDS encoding hypothetical protein, conserved (encoded by transcript PVX_085395A) translates to MDPKGHFKEPFLYVETKGVEEEKRQLYFTFVEKCFDHLLQQSDEYILATVKRNGSLVSFFFSHLLSPHRSYDLPLDRPDGERERSPFDKHIFNLYIKLVRIYLNKDRRETSTIKSTLIKIHVFMDIIMMFHRSKRKKKEIKNLLNEAYRVNRINFLNMSKYISFLYEEVKTLKEEIERHAHNRGNLQNLLFKINEFAVALFCFVKFFHPFNYFDRMENKQTKDLILLRLIFYRGVDVGSFSLSTSAPEILKGGEGSGGSSFIHLLVRTYFEMIHHLYEDTLKEAARKDLLYLRHLFARTLTMMVKYLLLHGNEKNKLLVVSILIDMLKQTSEEMNLLYFLRNDMHMCRWNFLQKFVLKDQLDVDFYFYLNGFLRVNSKREVAKMSEKKYRNEIERLVEITGLKDVGVVLKVLQRNNFDFCKAVEEALARGEQLGGSSDGGSSDGGSSGGGSGDGKSGDDQSSDGGSSDGVRSDDRSSDGGSGDDRRSLVHPVERAKPRAAAKHRQRNILDVLRERTRMEKPHRRRSSKSRYTNDGLGEENKNKIFDLLERSSSADGLPGDGSLENYQNDVLPCTSYRKNYRTKRYYMKKTANKGKSHRRQYDKKMSRGML
- a CDS encoding DNA-directed RNA polymerases III 39 kDa polypeptide, putative (encoded by transcript PVX_085410A), which codes for MSTLPGGKMNANNRQLVKDIYKIGLDHKDFINIENLEEIYEKKKNVKLRRSEIVYALNILENARACAIKNENNTIITRMRSEEVTKKLKELSDIDFLIFTKVENSQNNGIWTADLRKQTKLLIHQVQKGVKLLCECKLIKQVNNIHVKNRKMYILYDLEASEKVIGGSFYTDGEFNKKVVDYIRENICFYLYNNNNSNVLSVINYIKNLNSSIGYFSDNDIYRVIKTLLYEERIKIYKNGNDEEIIYYYNNEKKSYFSNFPCFSCDIFNKCNSDTKTAINPKNCVYLNFYLNLEVMCECVAGG